AGGACTCCATCCCCTTGCTGTACAGCTGACCTGCGTCCCGACCGAGTTTCTCACCCGCGGTTTGTGCCAGGTCATACAAGCCTATGAGGGAATAGATAAACCCGTTCAGAACGAAGGAGCTAGGGATTGTGGGGTACTCCTCGTACCAGTCATACTTGTTCATGAACACAGCTTTGACGCCGTGCTGCTCCGATGGCAGTTTGAAAGGTCCGGTGGCACGCAGGGCAGCTTTTAGGTACGTGTCATCTTTTGTCATTAGATAGGCACGCACTAGAGTGGACATGGCCTGCCCCTGTGCCATGGCCGAATACCAACCCGGCTCCAGCGCACGGAAACCCTCCCCGAGTTTACGAGTCACCATGATCGGCCAGCCGCCGCGCTCGTCCTGGTTGCGCACCAACCAATCGCTGGCGGCGAAAAAAGCTGCCATGTGCAAAGTAGTGGAGATTGTGATATTGTCTATCATCCCGTGGCCGTGCACCACTAACTTTACGACACGTCGTGGCATGGTCTTGGTGGCTTTGACCGCTTTGGTGTTGGAGAGGCCAATGCCTTTGCGGAGGTCAGTGAGAAGGTCACGGGTGACCGTGGTCCATGCAGTCCGAGGGCCGATCCCGTAGGTGATGTCACGGTCCTTGAAAGAAATGAGCTGGGTGGTGGTGACGTAGTGGATAACAAACGGAGGACCTTTCTCTGTGGTCTCCAAGATGACGGAGACACTACCGTTAGATGTAAACTTCAGGTCAAAAGAGATGATGAAATCTTTAGTGTTGCCAAGAGGAAGTGAGACGCCCTCTGAGTTTTCTAGAAACAAggaatagaaaaaaacaaaacaagtttaGCAGGATGCCTGTTGGATCCAAAATTAGTGCCATAAGCAATGGATAAACAAACTTACATgaccattaaaatgaattttatgaaCAGCACAGTGTAAACCATTGCAAGTATAaaagtataatattaataacacttaatttttttgagcCTCTATGTatttttgacaatatttttaaatggattATAAAACGACATAAGGGTGAATAATTGGTGACAGAGTTATAAATATTCCTTTTAAAATAATAGAGTAAGTAGCTTAATGCAGCTccgcttaaaaaaaaaatctaacagtATTTGGGAAGTGTGAATTTGTTGATGAATGTCAACCTGTGTGGCAGATTGGCATGAAATGTGGCACTGTTTGCAGACTGCTGCTGCTTCATTCACCAATTTAGTTGTGTCTATATACAAATTCCATATTTCACTTGTACTTCACATTATCGCCATTTGCTGCACAACACACCAAGTAAGCTGACAAACTGTTGTCAGGTAACAAAATCTGTGAAATACTggtatatttttggcaaattttGGCTTCACTGTGATATTAGCAGTATAACACGTCGTCTACAGTGACGTTCTTTTATTTCCCTTACAGTATCATTTGCATACACAAACAAGTacagattcacacacacactatcagATAGTCTTGAAGCCAAAAGGTTTCACTAGTCACTTTCTCCTGGGGTTAATTAAACAGACAAGTTGGTGTCAGAGAGGCAGAAAAGCTCAGACTGTGAACAACTTTAAAATAATCCATCTCACATCGGACAGTGCTAAAACTCATTTCTCCTCCAGAAGTTGAACACACTGCAGTGCAATTCGCTGTAAAGCAAGCAGATCAGTTTTCCAACTCTCAATCAAAGTACTCTATCTCTCTTTTTACAGAAATGCACATTCAACACTTTATCCTAAAGTCATCTCTCACTGTTAAACTCAAATCCCTCTCGCCGCCTCTGTCTGTGCTGCCTTCTGAGGTTATACAGAACAAAAAGGAAACCAACTCATACTCTCTACTGAGAGGAGAAAAGAAGGCATGAAAGAGCACGAGAACAAGAATGAGGTTGAGTACTTGAGCAAGAGAAAACACGCAAGACAGAGTAATATTGACAACATTAAAGCAACACAGAAAATAGGACAGGAGAGGGGTAAAGGACAAAGGCAAATCAAAGGAAAAAAGATGCAGCAAAGGACATTTTGGCTCAAATAGCCCCTATCACTATTTAATGCACTCATAAATCCATTACTTAAGGCAATGCAGAGACTAAGTGGATTTGTACTGTCCTGCTCTGATTACCCTCCCATCAATAGCAGTGATATGGAGGACGGAGAGAGCAGGAGGGAGGCAGCGCCCTGCTGGAGCCTTGGACCAGTGTGTCCTAGTTGGCCCCGCTCTAATCAATGCTCCGGGTGATGACACCAATTACTGCCTGCCAGCGCGACAGCCCTGCTAATTCTAATGGCTATTGATTAGCTCGATGCTACGCACGGTGTGTCCGAAACTCCAAAAATGCTGCCTTATCATGCAGTATCCTGAGGGAGGAACATAATGTACTGTCTACTGTGATGCCTCCATCTGTTTGATTTCTGAAGGCTGCATAGATGTTTCCGCCACTATCTGCGATACCCCATAATCCCGATTGCAATTTGGTGACTGAAAGAATAAAAATGCTGTTTGATGAAATAAGCATTGTAGACATTAAACAGCCTCTTTGTTATCTATAAAAGTTGAGTGGttcttgaatatattttaaaaagttatttctgTAATGGTAAAGCtagattttcagcagctattacttcagtcttcagtgtcacatgaccgttcaaaaatcattctaatatgctgattagatgctcaaaaaacattcttattatcaattttgaaaacaacaacaacatttatttaatatagaaatctgggtaacactttattttaaggtgtcctagCTACAtgtgttacatgtacttactaaaataataacaattaattatgcgtaattacatgcaagtacccctaagccaaaccctaatcctaaccctaaccatatagtaaatacatgtagttaattaatattactttaatgtataattacactgcaacaatgacaccttaaaataaagtgcaaccgaaatctgtaatatttttaattgtttttattattaatttaatacctcctttctgaataaaagccttaattccttttttttttttatcttacagCGGTAGTGCATGAGGCACTGTTAGTAGAGtgtgttttgatattttgatgGTGTTTATGTGCATGCCCAGTGGAGCAGGACTATAAGATGCTGATAGAAGAACACAGAAGAGATAAGAAAACAGGTAGGGATGAAGCAGCACTCGATTTCATCAGACTAAAGGGTTTACATGGCGttttaaaaagataaattattgttttagtcCAACTGATTCTGAACGGCATACATACTAGGTGTGAATCTGGAGGATatagaataaaaaaacagaatggagtgtataaAGAACTAAAGAATACTAGACAAAATAAACTGAAAGCGTGTAGTTCTTCGGTACCTGGAGCGCTGAACTGTCGTACTGATGTGGCTCTGGTCTTGTCATAGACTCTGGTGAGAGAACAGCCTTTAGGGACAGTCCAAACGCTAGACCTGCTGTCTCTCTCCTCCGCTGTGTCATACACCTCCATGTGTGG
The sequence above is a segment of the Onychostoma macrolepis isolate SWU-2019 chromosome 07, ASM1243209v1, whole genome shotgun sequence genome. Coding sequences within it:
- the glceb gene encoding LOW QUALITY PROTEIN: D-glucuronyl C5-epimerase B (The sequence of the model RefSeq protein was modified relative to this genomic sequence to represent the inferred CDS: inserted 1 base in 1 codon); translation: MMRCLAARVHYKTLIVICALLSLLTVVLWNKCTSEKALRFLPRHPQPXPSPKIDSHPQQPQPPEPPPVVGGVRYEEIDCLINDDATIKGRREGSEVYLPFSWMEKYFEVYGKVVQYDGYDRFEFSHSYSKVYAQREPYHPSGVFMSFEGYNVEVRDRVKCISGVEGVPLSTQWGPQGYFYAIQIAQYGLSHYSKNLTERPPHMEVYDTAEERDSRSSVWTVPKGCSLTRVYDKTRATSVRQFSAPENSEGVSLPLGNTKDFIISFDLKFTSNGSVSVILETTEKGPPFVIHYVTTTQLISFKDRDITYGIGPRTAWTTVTRDLLTDLRKGIGLSNTKAVKATKTMPRRVVKLVVHGHGMIDNITISTTLHMAAFFAASDWLVRNQDERGGWPIMVTRKLGEGFRALEPGWYSAMAQGQAMSTLVRAYLMTKDDTYLKAALRATGPFKLPSEQHGVKAVFMNKYDWYEEYPTIPSSFVLNGFIYSLIGLYDLAQTAGEKLGRDAGQLYSKGMESLKVMLPLYDTGSGTIYDLRHFILGTAPNLARWDYHTTHINQLQLLGTIDNSPIFRDFVKRWKSYLKGGRAKHN